AAGAAAATAGTTCAGGTGGTGATTCTTTGTTTGATCGCTACATTTGTGCATAATGTTGCGATAGTAATGCTGCCTGTTTTTTTGCTCTTTTGTTTAATCCCCAAAATAACAAGAAGTGTAGCTACATTCTTTTCTATTTTTTCAGTAGGAATAGTACTTTTATATAACAGATTGATCAGCTTATTTGTATTTATCTTTCCGCAATATAAATATTACTTGAAGTATTCTAAGTTATTTGTAGAAAGAAAAAGTATATTTAGGTATGCTGACTTCTTCCTGGCATTAACAATTCAGGCCTTTCTTTTATATGGAATGCATATTACTAGAAAAAAAGCGAGTGTTAGTACGAAAAGAATAGATAGTGATGATATTTTTGGGAATATTTTGGTATGCATGAATGCAATATATTTATGCATGACATATCTGATTCTTAATGGCGATATTTTTAACAGATTAAAATCACTATTTGCTTATTGGGTTTTATTGGTAATTCCTTATATTATAAAAAAATACTTTGATGATAATAAGGCTATCAAGGCATTAGTATGTGTTGTAACAATTGCCTATATGTGGAGACTTGGCGTGCATGATGGAGATGGTGTTGTTCCATATAAGTTTTATAAGGATATACAGGAAATTCTAGGAAACATGTAATCGGTTGATGAAAAGTATTGAAAGAGGATGAAATTGGATAAAAACAAGGAGCCTATGTTTTCAAGTTTTCTATGGAGATACATGGAACGAATGCTGGCACAGATAGTTTCTTTCCTGGTATCTATTGTTTTGGCTAGAATACTGCTTCCTAAAGAGTATGGTGTTGTAGCACTTGTTCTGATATTTATTTCTTTGGCAAATGTATTAGTATCATCTGGTTTTGGAGATGCACTAATACAGAAGAAAAATGTTGAGGACTTGGACTATTCGACACTCTTTTATTGTTCATTAGCTTTATCTATTGTTCTTTATTGTTTGATTTATATTTGTTCGCCCTTTTTATCAGTTGTTTTGGGTGAAACAATACTTGTGCCAGTTATCAGAGTAATGGCTTTAAAGATCCCATTATCTTCAGTAGCGACAATACAGCATGCCTATGTGTCCAAACACATGCTATTTAGAAAATTCTTTTTTGCTACGCTTATAGGAACTGTTATATCTGGTATTGTTGGCATTATATTAGCCTACAGCGGATATGGCGTATGGGCATTGGTTTATCAATACCTGTTGAATTCAGTGATTGATGTTATAGTTCTTTTGGCTATTTTAGAATGGAAACCAAGACTGATTTTTTCATTTGTGGTAGCTAAAAGCTTGATCGGAAATGCTGTAAAGTATACTCTGTCGTCCTTGGTAAATAATGCATATGGACAAATATATAATTTCTTTATAGGGAAGTTATACTCGGTAGAACAGCTGGCATATTACAACAGAGGTAATCAGTTTCCAGCACTGGTAGTATCCAATGTTGATATTGCATTTGCAAATGTAATGTTTCCGACATTGTCAAATGTTAATGATTCTGACAGGGAAATGAAACGGTTATGCAGGAATGCACTTAAAATATCTGCCTACTGTATATTTCCTCTAATTTTGGGAATGTTCGTAGTTTCGTCTGATTTGATAAGGGTGTTATTGACAGACAAGTGGATAGAAGCAGTTTATTACCTAAGAATAGGTTGCTGTGTAAACATTTTTCAGCCCATTCAGACTATAAATTGGCAGATCCTGAAAGCTAAAGGGAAGAGTGGGCTATGTTTAAAGTTAGAGATTGTAAAGAAATTGATAGGAATGTCGACTTTAGTGATCTCAATTCCCTATGGCGTGAAAATAATTGCGCTTTCGTGTTTGATAAATACGATGATCTCAACATATATTAACATGATATTTGGAAGCAAGATGATTGGCTATTCAGTTATGGAACAATTAAAAGATGTATCAAAGACATTTTTATGTTCCGTGTTAATGGGGGCGATAGTATTTCTACTTGGTGAAATAGAGATACCAGCAGTATTTTCTTTGCTCCTTCAGGTTATTGCAGGAGTAGTTGTTTATATAGCCTTTTCAATATGGAGTAAAAATGACAGTTTCTTTATGATTCTTAAGCGACTTAAGCAACTTGTAAGGGGAACATGATGAAAAATGTTATATATATTGGCGAAAATATAGGAACACCGGATACAGCTATGTTTATACATTGTCAGAATGTTGCCAGGATATTCAAAGATATCGGTTACAATGTATTATTTGTTAGCATCGGAGAAAAAGGCCAAGATAATCCGCACATATATGGAGAGAATAAGTATTATTACAGTATTAGGAGACACTCAAAGGGAATCAGCAGGAAACTAGAACACATAACTGAGGAACTTTCTGGAAATCAATTTTATAAGGTGTTCCTCCAAGTTGCGGAAGAAAATCATCCTGATCTTATATTGTATTATGGCTATTCCATTGAGAAAAAGCTGCTTAAATATGCTCATATTAAGGGCGTACCTTTTTTGGTTGAAAGAGTAGACTGGTTCGAACAATCAGACCATAATAAGTTCTTTTACAAATATATAGTACAGAGGAAAGTAGACTATTCATATTCGTGCTTGGATCTACAGGCAGATGGAATAATAGCTATAAGTGATTATTTAGAAAAATATTTTACATCTAAACAGATGAAAGTAGTACGAATACCACCTGTATTCGACACAAATACAGAAATGATCACAGAATATAAGGCTGAAAATCCTATAAGTATTGTTTATTGTGGAAGTGCTGGCAATAAAAAGGATTATTATATGCCAGTTGTTGATGCCTTGCTTTTTCTGAACAGAGAAGAACTACGATATACTTTACAAATTATCGGAATACCTTCAGATAAGATATCTTCCAAATATGATATGAAAGTTTTGCAGAAATACGGGATATTTGTTTATGGGAAAATTGGAAATGAACAGGCACGAAAGATAATTCATGAATCTGATTTTAGTGTTCTGTTCAGGGACCCTAAAAGATATGCAAAAGCAGGTTTTTCGACAAAGTTTGCAGAAAGCATGGTTTTAGGAGTCCCAGTGATATGTAATTCGGTTGGTGGAGCGGATACTGTCATAACTAATGGAGTTAATGGGATAGTGATTGATTCTCGTGATAAGGAGAGAATTATAAATATACTTTCTGAAATCCTTACATACGACGAAAACCATATCAATCAGATAAAAAATCAAGCATTGGATTTTGCAAATAGCTTTTTCAACTATTCTGGTTATGTAGATAAACTAAGAGCATTTATTGCAGATATAACTAGCGGCATGAAAAGTAACGGCTAAATGATCCGTACATAATGCGCTATGAAAGGATAAAGTTTTGTCATGTCACCATGGAGAAAATTAAGACTTTTAATTGAAAATCCATTTCAACTTTGGATATTCTTTGCTAATAGAGGCTTTTTCAATTATATGGATGATGAAAAGTATTTAAGATACAGGTATAGATGCCTCATGAGAAAAAAGCTGTCTTTGGAAAGACCACGCAGTTTTAATGAAAAGATACAGTGGCTAAAATTATATGATAGAAAGCCGATTTATAATAGCATGGTAGATAAATATGAGGCCAAGAACTATGTTGGGGATCTTATAGGTGAACAATATATTATTCCAACATATGGTGTTTGGAATAACTTTGATGAAATCGATTTTGACTCTTTACCAGATCAGTTTGTAATAAAGTGCACACATGATTCAGGTGGGATAGTTATAGTAAGAGATAAAAACAAATTTGATAAAGAACACGCCAAAAAGGTGATTGAACGAGCTCTTAATAAGGACTTTTATCTGATTGGACGAGAATGGCCATATAAGGACCTGGAACATAGAATCATAATTGAGAAATATATAAGCAACAGAGATAATGATTTAGGGTTAATTGATTATAAATTTTATTGTTTTAATGGAGAACCTAAATTTCTTTATATTTCTGCAGGCTTAGAAGATCATGACAAAGCTCGTATTAGCTTTGTGTCATTGGAGTGGGAACGTTTACCTTTTTACAGGACTGACTTTAAACAGTTTGAACAGCTTCCAGAAAAACCAACCAATTATGAAGAAATGATTCATATATGCAAAAAATTGGCTGAAGGCATTCGATTTATACGAGTTGATTTATATGAAATTGATAATAGAATCTACTTTTCTGAACTAACATTTCATCCATGTTCAGGGTTTATGCCACTAAATGATGAAAAATATGATCTCGAGATAGGCGAAATGCTTGAGCTATCAAAATAGCCATTTTGCCCAATTTCCCACTACAATCAGCGCTTGGCAAAAAGGTTACCTTTGGAACTGCTATTATTCAGGATTGCACTTCCAAGAATGGTAAGAACAACCTCAAGGGCGTAAACTCAAGACTATATTTAAGGGGGAAGACTATTATTATGCAGCGAAAGAGAATTCTTGTGACAGGTGGAGCTGGCTTTTGTGGCTCGCACCTATGTGAAAAGCTTTTGGATCAGGGAAATGATGTTATCTGCGTAGACAATCTTTTTACGGGAAGTAAGGATAACATCAGGCACCTTATGGACAACAATTACTTTGAGTTTATCAGGCATGATGTGACTCAGCCTCTTTATGTTGAGGTGGATCAGATCTATAATCTGGCTTGTCCTGCGAGTCCTATTCATTATCAGCACGATCCTATTGAGATGGGGAAGACGTCCATAATGGGAGCGCTTAATACGCTGGGACTTGCAAAAAGATGTAATGCAAGAATCCTGCAGGCCAGTACCAGTGAGGTTTATGGCGATCTTGAGATCCATCCGCAGCCTGAAACCTACAGGGGATGTGTTAATCCTATCGGGCCGAGATCCTGCTATGATGAAGGAAAGAGAATGGCAGAGACTCTTTTTTTGACTATAACAGGCAGCATGGAGTGGATATCAAGGTTATCCGCATATTCAATACCTATGGGCCTAGAATGAGTGCTCATGACGGAAGAGTAGTGTCTAACTTCATTGTTCAGGCACTTAACAACGAAGACATCACGATCTACGGTGATGGCAAGCAGACCAGAAGCTTTTGCTATGTTGATGATCTTATTGATGGGATGATCAAGATGATGAACAGCAGGGATGGTTTCACCGGGCCTGTTAACATTGGAAATCCAGGTGAATTTACTATGTTGGAACTTGCTGAGCTTGTGATAAAACTTGCAGGATCGGATTCAAAGATTGTGTATAAGCCTCTTCCGCAAGACGATCCATTGCAGAGGCAACCTGTAATAGATTTAGCCAAAAAAGAACTTGATTGGGAGCCGACGATCAGTCTGGAAGAGGGACTTGCTAGGACTATTGAGTACTTTAGGATATTGCTTGGAATCTATTGAGGTTGTTTTGGAAAATTCAAGTACTTTATAGTTTTTAGTGATTTCAAGATAGGACATGTCAAAATGCAAATTAAGAAACCAATCTGGTCGTTGACGCCTGTAATGGTTGCTACGGCCATTTTTTGCTGTGTACTGTGGGGAAGTGCATCCCCGGCAATCAAAATTGCATACGAATTATTTGGAATTCCGGCATCAGATACGGCTTCGAGGCTGGTGCTGGCGGGAACGAGGTTTGTGCTGGCCGGCGTGATGACAATCATATTTGGATCCCTGGTTTCAAGGCAGGTGCTGACGCCCAAGATAGAATCGCTCAAGTACATAGGCGCTCTGGCGCTTTGCCAGACAATCGGGCAGTACTTTTTCTTTTTTATGTCGCTTGCTAATACATCAGGGGTTCGAGGGTCTATTATCAATGCTTCCGGGAATTTCCTGGCTCCGATTTTTGCAATCTTTTTATTCAGGCTTGAGAAGTTTGAAGTTAAAAAGCTACTTGGATGCTTTATTGGATTCTTTGGGATATTTCTTTTTCTGGGAGGTAGCAGCGTGCTTGCTGGTGGCAAGATGACCATGGCAGGCGAAGGTGCGATGCTGATGGCGGCGTTGTTTTATGCTATTTCCGGATGCAGTATTAAGATTTTTTCCAAGTTCGAGAACCCGGTAGTCTTAAGTGGATACCAGTTTACTCTTGGGGGAATAGTTCTTCTTGGGATAGGTCTTTTGATGGGCGGAAGTTTGTCTTTTACCAGCATGGGATGCTATCTTAACCTGATTTATATGGGCTTCATTTCTGCCGGCGCGTACACTTTGTGGGGGGTGCTTCTTAAGTACAATCCCGTGAGCAAGGTGTCGGTGCTGGGATTTGTGAACCCAATCATGGGAGTTTTGCTATCTGCGTTGTTTCTGGGAGAGGAGAGCCAGGCCTTTTCGATAGTGAGCGTAATTTCGCTTATTCTAGTATCAGCGGGGATCATAGTCGTAAACGCTAAGAGAAACTGAAAATAACTGATACAAGAACATTAGATAAAAAAGAATATGTGGCATTTTAAGACAGATGCGCATTACTGTAAGATCTGTCAGAAGGCGATTCAATGAACTATTCTATAAATATAAACGGCATCGATGTTGATGCCACCTACAGCGATAAGTCAATTAAAGAAATCTTCAATCCATTACTTGAACATCTGACTGCTCTGCAAAAAGAAAAAGGGCGCAGAATCCTGGTGCTTCTTGCGGCGCCTCCGGGAGCTGGGAAGAGCACTCTTGTAAGTTTTTTGCAGACGCTATCCGAGGATCACGAGCTGCTATCGGATATTCAGGCAATTGGTATGGATGGTTTTCACAGAAGGCAGGAATATCTTTTGTCTCATACAACTATCAGGGACGGACAAGAAATCAAGATGGTTGAGATAAAGGGTGCGCCCGTGACCTTTGACCTTGAAGCCCTCAGGAAGAGAATCGAGATGGTTTTATCCGGAGGAAGTATCGGGTGGCCATCCTATGACAGGCACCTTCACAATCCTGTGGAGGATGCGACTGTGATTAACAGGGACATAGTTCTTTTGGAGGGAAATTATCTGCTGCTTGATGAGGATGGCTGGCGTGATCTGCGAGATCTTGCGGACTATACTATTTTGGTAAGGGCAGATGAGGATATGCTGCGTAAGAGGCTGATTGACAGAAAGGCTAAGAGCGGTAATTCAAGAGAAAAAGCCGAGAAATTTGTGGATTACAGCGATATGGCCAATGTGAGGCTGTGTCTTAATAAGAGCCTTTCGGCTGATTTGGAGCTATTTATTAACCAAGATGGAGATTTCTGCAAAAGAAAACCATAATAACGTAAGAAGATCATATCAGTAATCACGTGGAGAACTACGTGTATCATACTAGTATTTATGACAAAGAGGCCATAACATGCCAAGATGTGATGTCTGCCACAACAGATGCAATTTAAATGAAGGAGATGTTGGTCTTTGCCGTGCCCGCAAGTTCGAGGACGGCTCTTTTAAATGCGCAAATTATGGGCTTGTGACGTCGATTGCCCTTGATCCGATAGAGAAGAAACCTCTAAATCTCTTTTATCCGGGATCAAATATAATCTCTGTCGGAAGCTACGGCTGCAATTTAAGGTGTCCGTTTTGCCAGAATCATGAGATTTCCTATGGCTTTGGCAAAGAGTATGGTGGCGGAGCGAGATTTATCACACCTTCCGAGCTTGCTGAGATAGCAGAGAGTTACATACCTCAGGGAAATATTGGAGTTGCTTTTACCTACAATGAGCCGCTTGTAGGTTATGAGTACGTAATTGATACGGCCCAAGAGGTCCATGAGCGCGGGCTCAAGACGGTTTTAGTATCTAATGGCTGCGTGTCCCAAAAGGTAGCAGAACTTGTAATCCCCCACATTGATGCGATGAACATTGATCTGAAGGGTTTTACAGATTCCTACTATGAGGATGTTTTGCATGGTAATAGGCACATGGTAATGGATTTTATAGAACATGCGGCGGAGGTTTCACATGTTGAAGTAACCACACTTATTGTCCCCGGATATAATGACAGCGATGCAGAGATGGAGGAACTAGCCGGTTGGATCAGCGCGCTTGATAATGGAAGCGGCAGGGAAAAGATAGCGCTTCACATCAGCAGGTATTTCCCACGCTTTAGGATGACTGATATTCCGGCTACTGATGTGGATAAGATTTATCATCTTAAAGAAATTGCAGGCAAATATCTTGAACATGTTTTTACAGGGAATTGCTAGGAAGCTTGAATTATGTTCTTACGAAACCTGTAGCAAGTTGGGATTTCTGTAATTTCATTCAAGTATTTTTTAAAAATGTGTTTTGCCCCTTTATATTTTTGTTCGTATAAATAAATGTGATTACAAAAACACACTAAACAAAAATATAAGAGGAGCGTGACAATTATGAAAAAGATTTCTTTAGCATTGATCGGTTTAATGATGGTTGGAAGCCTTGTAGGATGTGCATCTGAGTCAACTTCGACTTCACAGTTTAATATAACAACTACTACAGATGAAGGAACAACAGAGTACAACTACTCAGCTGAACTTAATAACGGAGAATTGACAACAAGCTCATCAGTCACAGAGACACCGGCAGCAGAAAACATGGCATATGAAGAAACTGCTGATCAGGATGATGACGAAGATACAATCAACTACAAGGTTGTAGATGGAAGCCTTTATGTAGAGGCACCTAGCAGAGATGACATCTGGTGGGAAGTTATCGACTATGAAGCATCAGTTAAGCTAGCTGGCTGGAGCGTTGAGGACGATGTTTATTATGGACGTGTAGATGCAAATATGTCACAGGGAAATGGCTACGTAGTCCTTGGAAAATACGATGATACAGATGGATATCCAATTCTTTACGCTGTAATTGCAGTTGACATAGATGATGGGGAGATTGTATCTGTAAGTAACACCGCAGAGGTTGATTCTCTGGATGAGTATTTCCCGGTATATTCAACAGGATTTGCGGCAGTTGATGAGAACGGACAAGACAAGTTCATGATGGCTTTTTATGATGATTATGATGAAAAATATGTTTATCTGATAGATGGTGAGAATACAAAATATGTTCCATATGTTGCATGCCAGGTTGAATTAAGCAATCCTGATGGCTCTGCGACAGATGCACTTGAGGTGCAGTTCTCAGATGACAAGGTTTATTTTGGGGAGAAAGACGGCAATAGATTCATTATGGATGACTCCGGCGAATATGCTGTAAGATTTGTTTCTGCTGACGAAGTCAACGCACAGTTTGCATAAATCCTTGTTTTATTACATAAAAGCTCAAGTCATACAGATCGTATGATGATCAATCGGGTAGAAGCTGATAAGTAATTCCTACACGTTTACAATAGATTACAGAGCCATAGATAGTGGCAAGCCTATAGTAAATATCAGGCTTGCCACTTTTTCTGTGCTAAATTATCATAATATAGAGAAAAAATGGAAAGACCTAAGGAATAAATGACATCGGGACTCCTCCCATAATGGGTTCCTCCTCATGTCGTAATAAATGACATCAGGACTCCTCCCATAAATGGGTCCCTCCTCATGTCGTATTACCGTACGGTAGCCTCTTAGGTCGATAGTTGGGGGAAGACTTATGAAATTTGAATATGATGTTCCGGATTACAAAAAGCTTAGAGTAATAGTAGATACTGACGCAGCCTGCGAGGCGGATGATCCATTTGCTATAGCCCATGCACTTCTAAGTCCCAAGCTCATAGTAAAGGGGATAATTGCTGAGCATTTCAAAGAAGAGGGCTCAATGGAAAAGAGCTATCGGGAAATCGAGACTATCCTTGATGCTATGGACATGTCAAAAGAAATACCTGTTTACCGCGGCCAGAAAGGCCCTCTTTTAACAGATGAAGAAGAATCTGAGGCTGTAAAATTCATAATTGATGAAGCGTTAAAAGAGGATGAGAAACCTCTATATATCTTGTGCCAGGGCGCAATTACCAATGTTGCCAAGGCAATTACACTTGAGCCTGCTATTAAGGATAAGATAAGAGTCATATGGATTGGAACTCATGGAGAAGCGCCATGCAAGGCTCCTTTTACAGAATTTAATTCAGTTAATGACATTCCTGCTGCAAACATTGTGCTCCAGAGTGGAATAGACTTATGGCTTGTACCTTCACACGTGTATATTACAGTTAACATTGGCCTTGCTGAAATCCAGCGAAGGATAAGGCCTTGTGGCAGGATTGGAGAGCATCTTTTCAGAAACATGG
The sequence above is a segment of the Butyrivibrio proteoclasticus B316 genome. Coding sequences within it:
- a CDS encoding EpsG family protein; translated protein: MVNNKREKLAEVNSCLLPCAFLCVIAGFRALDVGKDNYSYTRYFLGMTINKVYFFDFKKYWIYNLWVYLIRQVTDNVYVFNFLCALVLYISLYFFLHRYSSDERVSLILYINLGLFFTSMNQTRQALSLAVLLWAFHFVVQKKIVQVVILCLIATFVHNVAIVMLPVFLLFCLIPKITRSVATFFSIFSVGIVLLYNRLISLFVFIFPQYKYYLKYSKLFVERKSIFRYADFFLALTIQAFLLYGMHITRKKASVSTKRIDSDDIFGNILVCMNAIYLCMTYLILNGDIFNRLKSLFAYWVLLVIPYIIKKYFDDNKAIKALVCVVTIAYMWRLGVHDGDGVVPYKFYKDIQEILGNM
- a CDS encoding lipopolysaccharide biosynthesis protein, with product MDKNKEPMFSSFLWRYMERMLAQIVSFLVSIVLARILLPKEYGVVALVLIFISLANVLVSSGFGDALIQKKNVEDLDYSTLFYCSLALSIVLYCLIYICSPFLSVVLGETILVPVIRVMALKIPLSSVATIQHAYVSKHMLFRKFFFATLIGTVISGIVGIILAYSGYGVWALVYQYLLNSVIDVIVLLAILEWKPRLIFSFVVAKSLIGNAVKYTLSSLVNNAYGQIYNFFIGKLYSVEQLAYYNRGNQFPALVVSNVDIAFANVMFPTLSNVNDSDREMKRLCRNALKISAYCIFPLILGMFVVSSDLIRVLLTDKWIEAVYYLRIGCCVNIFQPIQTINWQILKAKGKSGLCLKLEIVKKLIGMSTLVISIPYGVKIIALSCLINTMISTYINMIFGSKMIGYSVMEQLKDVSKTFLCSVLMGAIVFLLGEIEIPAVFSLLLQVIAGVVVYIAFSIWSKNDSFFMILKRLKQLVRGT
- a CDS encoding glycosyltransferase, which gives rise to MMKNVIYIGENIGTPDTAMFIHCQNVARIFKDIGYNVLFVSIGEKGQDNPHIYGENKYYYSIRRHSKGISRKLEHITEELSGNQFYKVFLQVAEENHPDLILYYGYSIEKKLLKYAHIKGVPFLVERVDWFEQSDHNKFFYKYIVQRKVDYSYSCLDLQADGIIAISDYLEKYFTSKQMKVVRIPPVFDTNTEMITEYKAENPISIVYCGSAGNKKDYYMPVVDALLFLNREELRYTLQIIGIPSDKISSKYDMKVLQKYGIFVYGKIGNEQARKIIHESDFSVLFRDPKRYAKAGFSTKFAESMVLGVPVICNSVGGADTVITNGVNGIVIDSRDKERIINILSEILTYDENHINQIKNQALDFANSFFNYSGYVDKLRAFIADITSGMKSNG
- a CDS encoding ATP-grasp fold amidoligase family protein: MRKKLSLERPRSFNEKIQWLKLYDRKPIYNSMVDKYEAKNYVGDLIGEQYIIPTYGVWNNFDEIDFDSLPDQFVIKCTHDSGGIVIVRDKNKFDKEHAKKVIERALNKDFYLIGREWPYKDLEHRIIIEKYISNRDNDLGLIDYKFYCFNGEPKFLYISAGLEDHDKARISFVSLEWERLPFYRTDFKQFEQLPEKPTNYEEMIHICKKLAEGIRFIRVDLYEIDNRIYFSELTFHPCSGFMPLNDEKYDLEIGEMLELSK
- a CDS encoding DMT family transporter encodes the protein MQIKKPIWSLTPVMVATAIFCCVLWGSASPAIKIAYELFGIPASDTASRLVLAGTRFVLAGVMTIIFGSLVSRQVLTPKIESLKYIGALALCQTIGQYFFFFMSLANTSGVRGSIINASGNFLAPIFAIFLFRLEKFEVKKLLGCFIGFFGIFLFLGGSSVLAGGKMTMAGEGAMLMAALFYAISGCSIKIFSKFENPVVLSGYQFTLGGIVLLGIGLLMGGSLSFTSMGCYLNLIYMGFISAGAYTLWGVLLKYNPVSKVSVLGFVNPIMGVLLSALFLGEESQAFSIVSVISLILVSAGIIVVNAKRN
- a CDS encoding nucleoside/nucleotide kinase family protein; translation: MNYSININGIDVDATYSDKSIKEIFNPLLEHLTALQKEKGRRILVLLAAPPGAGKSTLVSFLQTLSEDHELLSDIQAIGMDGFHRRQEYLLSHTTIRDGQEIKMVEIKGAPVTFDLEALRKRIEMVLSGGSIGWPSYDRHLHNPVEDATVINRDIVLLEGNYLLLDEDGWRDLRDLADYTILVRADEDMLRKRLIDRKAKSGNSREKAEKFVDYSDMANVRLCLNKSLSADLELFINQDGDFCKRKP
- the amrS gene encoding AmmeMemoRadiSam system radical SAM enzyme — protein: MPRCDVCHNRCNLNEGDVGLCRARKFEDGSFKCANYGLVTSIALDPIEKKPLNLFYPGSNIISVGSYGCNLRCPFCQNHEISYGFGKEYGGGARFITPSELAEIAESYIPQGNIGVAFTYNEPLVGYEYVIDTAQEVHERGLKTVLVSNGCVSQKVAELVIPHIDAMNIDLKGFTDSYYEDVLHGNRHMVMDFIEHAAEVSHVEVTTLIVPGYNDSDAEMEELAGWISALDNGSGREKIALHISRYFPRFRMTDIPATDVDKIYHLKEIAGKYLEHVFTGNC
- a CDS encoding nucleoside hydrolase; amino-acid sequence: MKFEYDVPDYKKLRVIVDTDAACEADDPFAIAHALLSPKLIVKGIIAEHFKEEGSMEKSYREIETILDAMDMSKEIPVYRGQKGPLLTDEEESEAVKFIIDEALKEDEKPLYILCQGAITNVAKAITLEPAIKDKIRVIWIGTHGEAPCKAPFTEFNSVNDIPAANIVLQSGIDLWLVPSHVYITVNIGLAEIQRRIRPCGRIGEHLFRNMADYNMSQFAGWTQGESWSLGDSPAIAIALNPGCGHYHYAKAPLVAEDTSSEVKEDNPQIRIYTDVDSRYILEDFIAKLEIFAQ